One Paraburkholderia caffeinilytica DNA segment encodes these proteins:
- a CDS encoding flippase, with translation MRELTERACLAYWHQLFMGFSVVTKTLGRGTVFNILGGVIPIAASVATIPFLLTHIGHARFGVMAIVWTIVGYFGVFDFGLSRTMANQISKLRSADEELSVFWTTIWLNFIFGMVGGALLYATTGVIMSHFLKMPDSLQAEALKSLPWIAASVPVCTLSGVCVGALDGKQQFGIANVLQGLGSVLLQVAPMVSAIIIGPELSVIIPATVIGRGLSGAFLAVAAIRALKIQSIRLIEYKQVPVLLGYSSWVAVTGLVGPILETFDRIVLGKLVGAGAVGYYSVPFSIADKLRIFPRAVCRTLFPVLSTQTRGDAKILAARATRVIALAMTAAIAPGIQLVGPLLSIWVGADFAAVATPIAQLLLVGVWANGLANVPYTLLQAQGKPGILARFQVLELVPFVILVYALIHKFGLIGAPLAWAIRAILDSILFFAVAGIGFSNLVRTLPSAILIALSLASGLLLKPTIFQSIVIAAAFSVCSAAWLIYTEPVMAKKAFKRVGLAGGQ, from the coding sequence ATGCGCGAACTAACAGAGCGCGCATGTCTCGCTTATTGGCATCAGCTCTTCATGGGATTCAGCGTGGTCACCAAAACACTGGGACGCGGAACTGTTTTTAATATATTGGGCGGAGTCATCCCAATTGCAGCGTCCGTGGCAACGATACCGTTTCTGTTGACGCACATCGGTCACGCGCGATTTGGCGTGATGGCGATTGTCTGGACGATAGTTGGCTATTTTGGTGTCTTTGACTTCGGCCTATCCAGAACGATGGCTAATCAGATTTCGAAGCTCCGTTCAGCGGACGAAGAGCTCTCGGTATTCTGGACGACAATATGGCTGAACTTCATATTCGGCATGGTGGGAGGGGCTCTTCTCTATGCCACCACGGGTGTGATCATGAGCCATTTTTTAAAGATGCCGGATTCACTGCAAGCTGAGGCGCTGAAAAGTCTTCCGTGGATTGCAGCTTCGGTGCCGGTCTGTACCTTAAGCGGTGTCTGCGTTGGCGCGCTGGATGGGAAGCAGCAATTCGGTATTGCAAATGTCCTGCAAGGGTTGGGCTCCGTGTTATTGCAGGTGGCACCGATGGTGAGTGCGATTATTATCGGGCCCGAATTAAGCGTGATAATCCCGGCCACCGTGATCGGCCGCGGGTTATCAGGGGCTTTTCTCGCAGTAGCGGCGATAAGAGCACTGAAAATACAGTCAATCAGATTAATTGAGTATAAACAAGTCCCAGTTTTGCTTGGATATAGCTCGTGGGTCGCTGTTACGGGTCTAGTAGGTCCAATATTGGAGACCTTCGATCGGATTGTCTTGGGCAAACTGGTCGGGGCCGGTGCGGTCGGTTATTACAGCGTACCGTTCAGTATCGCCGATAAACTCCGAATCTTCCCGCGGGCGGTGTGCAGGACGTTGTTTCCCGTACTGTCGACTCAGACACGTGGAGACGCAAAGATACTCGCAGCACGTGCGACGCGAGTTATCGCGCTTGCCATGACTGCTGCCATTGCACCGGGGATCCAACTTGTTGGACCGCTGCTCAGTATATGGGTTGGTGCGGATTTCGCCGCCGTCGCGACACCGATAGCACAGCTTCTACTAGTTGGTGTTTGGGCGAATGGCCTTGCGAATGTGCCATACACGTTGCTGCAAGCCCAAGGGAAGCCGGGAATCTTGGCAAGATTCCAAGTGCTCGAATTAGTGCCTTTCGTTATTCTTGTTTACGCTTTGATACATAAGTTTGGTCTGATCGGCGCGCCGTTGGCGTGGGCAATACGAGCAATACTGGACTCCATATTGTTTTTCGCGGTAGCGGGAATAGGTTTTTCCAACCTGGTGAGAACGCTTCCGTCCGCAATTCTGATCGCGTTGTCGTTGGCGTCCGGATTGTTGCTTAAGCCTACTATTTTTCAGTCGATTGTTATAGCGG
- a CDS encoding polysaccharide biosynthesis tyrosine autokinase yields the protein MNKDADMINSPEADETLDFVNILDIFIENKWMIAIVTAIFLLLGAAYAFVATPIYETDILVQVEDGPDASAAKSLLGNVSSLFDVKSSAAAEGQILNSRLVVTRTVENLRLYIEAYPRRFPMLGKWVASRNSGLHHPGVFGIGGFAWGQESIDVTVFDVPPKLEGKKFRLKVVDPMHFILSGDGLTHDFKGTVGQDERTESEDGPIVLQVKALNGNANTEFELIRKSKFKTIEEFRKNLDVQERVKESGVLIASLQGPDPVAVSTQLNEIGHQYVRQNVERKSEEAAQSLEFLNTELPAIKTRLENAQLRYTQMRDRRGSVDLTEEAKLALTQSADYQTRLLQLKQEKAELATRFAPSYPGIQSLDTQIAQLESYGDQVTKQVKRLPDVQQDVVRTMLDVQVSTDLYTSLLNNAEQLQLIKAGKVGSVRLVDTASVPEDPIKPKKAVIVAAALFAGLLTSITIAFVRNLLFKGVADPNEIERRVGLSVYATVPFSAAQRELVKKLKRNVGETSLLTTDHPTEPAIESLRSLRTAFQFSLLQSKNNVVLFTGPAPGIGKSFISANFGAILAASGKKVLVIDGDMRKGHLHQYFGIPRDTGLSELISGAIPIEKAINKNVIENLDMIPTGILPPNPAELLLNDRLTELLKVFSKDYDVVLIDSPPILAAADACILAPLAGMIFLVALANVTRIGEISESLKRLTLNGVQSNGLVFNGVNPNSGKYGYGYKYGAYRYTSYEYEA from the coding sequence ATGAATAAAGACGCAGATATGATAAATAGTCCGGAAGCGGACGAGACGCTTGATTTCGTGAATATTCTCGATATATTCATCGAGAATAAATGGATGATTGCGATCGTAACAGCAATTTTTCTATTGTTAGGCGCAGCGTATGCGTTCGTGGCGACGCCTATCTATGAGACTGACATTTTAGTGCAAGTGGAAGACGGTCCAGACGCATCAGCAGCGAAGAGTCTTCTTGGCAATGTCTCCTCGCTGTTTGACGTCAAATCCTCGGCTGCGGCTGAGGGCCAGATACTCAACTCGCGCCTGGTCGTGACGCGTACGGTCGAGAATCTTCGATTGTATATCGAGGCGTATCCACGTCGCTTTCCTATGCTCGGAAAATGGGTCGCCAGTCGGAACTCGGGTCTGCACCATCCGGGAGTTTTCGGGATCGGTGGATTCGCGTGGGGGCAGGAGAGCATTGACGTCACTGTTTTTGACGTTCCACCGAAACTCGAAGGCAAGAAATTTCGGCTCAAAGTAGTCGACCCGATGCACTTCATTCTGTCAGGTGACGGTCTTACTCATGATTTCAAAGGCACGGTCGGGCAAGATGAGCGGACGGAATCGGAGGATGGGCCGATTGTGCTTCAAGTAAAGGCCCTCAATGGGAATGCGAATACAGAATTTGAGCTGATTCGGAAATCGAAGTTTAAAACTATTGAAGAATTCAGAAAGAACCTTGACGTTCAGGAACGAGTGAAGGAGTCGGGGGTACTTATCGCTAGCCTGCAGGGACCGGACCCCGTTGCCGTTAGCACTCAGCTCAACGAAATTGGGCATCAATACGTTCGGCAAAATGTAGAAAGAAAGTCGGAAGAGGCTGCGCAGTCGTTGGAATTTCTGAATACAGAATTGCCAGCGATAAAAACTCGTTTGGAGAACGCGCAACTGCGTTATACCCAAATGAGAGATCGTCGTGGGTCAGTCGACCTTACCGAGGAAGCAAAACTCGCGCTTACCCAGTCGGCCGACTATCAAACCCGTCTACTGCAGTTGAAGCAGGAAAAAGCGGAACTGGCAACTAGATTTGCGCCGTCTTATCCCGGCATCCAATCGCTGGATACCCAGATTGCTCAGCTCGAGAGCTATGGCGATCAGGTGACGAAACAGGTTAAGAGGCTGCCTGACGTGCAGCAGGATGTCGTTCGCACCATGTTGGATGTTCAAGTCAGCACAGATCTTTATACGTCGTTGCTCAACAATGCGGAACAATTGCAACTGATCAAGGCGGGCAAGGTTGGAAGTGTACGTCTGGTCGATACCGCCTCTGTACCGGAAGATCCAATCAAGCCCAAAAAGGCTGTGATCGTAGCGGCAGCGCTTTTTGCTGGACTGCTCACTAGTATCACTATCGCATTCGTCCGGAATTTGCTGTTTAAAGGTGTCGCGGACCCCAATGAAATCGAGCGACGCGTTGGTCTTAGCGTGTATGCAACCGTTCCGTTTAGCGCAGCGCAGCGGGAACTGGTGAAAAAGTTGAAGAGGAATGTCGGGGAAACGAGCCTTCTCACAACGGATCATCCAACGGAGCCGGCCATTGAAAGTCTGAGAAGTTTGAGAACGGCTTTTCAATTCTCGTTGCTGCAATCCAAGAATAACGTGGTCTTATTCACCGGGCCGGCGCCAGGAATCGGGAAATCGTTTATTAGCGCGAATTTCGGGGCAATACTCGCCGCATCCGGTAAAAAGGTTTTGGTGATCGACGGAGACATGCGAAAGGGACATTTGCATCAGTACTTCGGTATTCCGCGCGATACAGGACTTTCGGAATTGATATCCGGAGCTATTCCAATTGAAAAGGCAATCAATAAAAATGTTATCGAGAACCTCGATATGATTCCGACAGGGATCCTGCCTCCAAATCCCGCAGAGCTTCTGCTGAATGATCGGTTGACAGAGCTATTGAAGGTGTTTTCGAAGGATTACGATGTTGTGTTAATTGACTCGCCGCCGATTCTCGCTGCTGCCGATGCTTGTATCCTGGCCCCACTGGCTGGAATGATTTTTCTCGTTGCTCTGGCTAACGTTACCAGGATTGGGGAAATTTCGGAGTCGCTGAAACGCCTAACGTTGAATGGCGTCCAGTCGAATGGACTAGTGTTTAACGGAGTAAATCCAAACTCCGGAAAATATGGATATGGGTACAAATACGGCGCCTATCGTTACACTTCGTACGAATACGAAGCATAG
- a CDS encoding low molecular weight protein-tyrosine-phosphatase, with translation MIRSILTVCIGNICRSPMAEALIKERLPDVEINSAGIDALVGRSADKLAIELMGERRISIGGHRAQQLVAPFCTTADMILAMDDSQVAYIGKRYPTCRGKVFKLGKFSDFDIKDPYGGTRTDFEVCLDSIDRGVNEWVERIKLFN, from the coding sequence ATGATTCGATCGATCCTCACCGTCTGCATCGGCAATATTTGTCGAAGCCCCATGGCAGAGGCGCTGATAAAAGAGCGCTTGCCAGATGTGGAAATAAATTCTGCCGGAATAGACGCATTAGTCGGTCGCTCCGCGGACAAGCTTGCCATCGAGTTGATGGGAGAACGCCGGATAAGTATTGGGGGGCATCGTGCACAACAACTCGTGGCTCCGTTCTGTACGACGGCTGACATGATCCTGGCGATGGACGATTCTCAGGTGGCATACATCGGAAAGCGTTATCCGACATGTCGGGGAAAGGTATTCAAGCTAGGAAAATTTAGTGATTTCGATATTAAGGATCCGTATGGCGGGACTCGAACAGACTTCGAGGTATGTCTGGACTCGATAGATCGTGGCGTGAATGAGTGGGTCGAGCGAATAAAGCTATTCAATTAA
- a CDS encoding polysaccharide biosynthesis/export family protein yields MLRRTSQGFNVGIEYFGRHARRVLTTMTLCFVTTACAFAPGMRMSKPATLPATSGDAETPSTNLQVPITDINIALITQMRDSARDTGMGEWAGLFDDPKPYTLGPGDVLQITVWDHPELAAALGTQPQASTRSADPGAGFVIDQEGNLIFPYVGTLHVEGLQPSEALRLFSERLSKVFIKPQITLRVASFRSKQVYVDGEVRTPGAQPINDIPMTVYEAINRSGGFNATADQSRLVLVRGGRQYPINLPQMLANGQNPSRILLRNGDLLRVMSRDDNGIFVMGEVNKPAMAVPMKNGRLSLSDAISQAGSLNTTSADAAQLYVIRGSNDTTHPQVFHLDARSPVSMVLANQFELQPKDVVYVDGNGLVRFSRILSLLLPAINAGLTAAVVTK; encoded by the coding sequence ATGCTGAGAAGGACAAGTCAAGGGTTCAATGTTGGAATAGAGTATTTCGGACGGCATGCCCGTCGTGTACTGACGACAATGACGCTATGTTTTGTGACCACTGCCTGTGCGTTTGCGCCCGGTATGCGAATGAGCAAACCGGCGACGTTGCCAGCAACCAGCGGCGATGCGGAGACACCGTCGACGAATCTCCAGGTGCCAATCACAGATATCAACATTGCGTTGATCACCCAGATGCGTGACTCAGCGCGTGACACTGGGATGGGGGAATGGGCGGGGCTGTTTGACGATCCAAAGCCGTACACGCTCGGCCCCGGTGACGTGCTGCAAATTACGGTATGGGACCATCCTGAACTCGCTGCGGCGCTGGGAACGCAGCCGCAAGCATCGACCCGCTCAGCCGACCCGGGAGCAGGATTTGTCATAGATCAAGAGGGAAATCTCATATTTCCCTACGTCGGCACACTACACGTTGAAGGATTGCAGCCCAGCGAGGCGCTGAGATTGTTTTCAGAGAGGCTGTCAAAGGTATTCATCAAACCGCAGATAACGTTGCGGGTCGCATCGTTCCGTTCGAAGCAGGTCTATGTGGATGGCGAAGTGCGTACACCAGGCGCTCAGCCGATCAACGATATACCGATGACGGTGTACGAGGCGATCAACCGGTCGGGGGGATTTAATGCGACTGCCGACCAAAGCCGCTTGGTTTTAGTGCGAGGCGGACGTCAGTACCCAATAAACCTGCCGCAGATGCTCGCAAACGGACAGAACCCGTCGCGAATCCTTTTGAGGAACGGGGACCTATTACGCGTGATGTCCCGCGATGACAATGGGATATTTGTCATGGGTGAGGTGAACAAACCTGCGATGGCGGTCCCTATGAAAAATGGCCGGCTCTCGTTAAGTGATGCAATTTCTCAAGCTGGCAGTCTTAATACGACGAGCGCGGACGCTGCTCAACTTTATGTGATTCGAGGATCAAACGATACGACGCACCCGCAAGTGTTTCATCTTGATGCCCGGTCACCTGTTTCGATGGTCCTCGCAAATCAGTTCGAGCTGCAGCCGAAAGACGTCGTGTACGTCGATGGGAACGGATTGGTTCGCTTCAGCCGCATTTTGAGCCTGCTGTTGCCGGCGATTAATGCCGGTCTCACGGCCGCAGTTGTCACGAAATGA